In one window of Fictibacillus phosphorivorans DNA:
- a CDS encoding toprim domain-containing protein, whose product MNEIKNKVIIVEGKSDKDKLAAILDEPVEIICTNGTLGLDKLEELALAIEDRDVYILVDADDAGHKLRKQLQRELPNAEHLYINKMYREVAKTPLMYLAKVLVGAHFNIQKNCLG is encoded by the coding sequence ATGAATGAAATCAAAAACAAAGTAATCATTGTCGAAGGTAAATCAGATAAGGATAAGTTAGCCGCAATCCTGGATGAACCGGTTGAAATTATTTGTACGAATGGAACGTTAGGTTTGGATAAATTAGAAGAGCTGGCATTAGCCATTGAAGATCGAGATGTTTATATTCTGGTCGATGCTGATGATGCAGGTCATAAACTAAGAAAGCAACTGCAACGTGAATTACCGAATGCGGAGCATTTATATATTAATAAGATGTACAGAGAAGTTGCGAAAACACCTCTGATGTACCTAGCAAAGGTATTGGTAGGTGCACACTTTAATATTCAAAAGAATTGTTTAGGATAA
- a CDS encoding general stress protein, which translates to MAKTEPKMSRADAGRLGGEKTSKSRGKEFYQQIGKKGGTSTSKKHSTTFFQEIGRKGGSSTSNTHNKTFYQEIGKKGGTATSQKQDKSFYQKIGSKGGSAERNKLN; encoded by the coding sequence ATGGCAAAAACGGAACCAAAAATGAGCCGAGCTGATGCAGGCAGATTAGGTGGAGAGAAAACATCCAAATCACGCGGAAAAGAATTCTATCAGCAGATTGGAAAAAAGGGTGGTACCTCCACATCAAAAAAACATAGCACAACTTTCTTCCAGGAAATCGGGAGAAAAGGCGGCAGCTCTACCTCTAACACACACAATAAGACGTTTTATCAGGAAATCGGAAAAAAGGGTGGTACCGCTACTTCCCAAAAACAAGATAAAAGTTTTTATCAGAAGATCGGATCAAAAGGCGGAAGTGCTGAACGAAACAAACTAAATTAA
- a CDS encoding YusG family protein has product MNQDRRDVTSRVFGKMKGGSMSLYLDKDEIGQIRFTNQGNMYEMAEGFEFDADKIYKREKPVELPNPSKYVDECDKGWC; this is encoded by the coding sequence ATGAACCAAGATAGACGAGACGTTACATCACGAGTTTTTGGTAAAATGAAAGGCGGATCTATGTCTCTTTACTTAGATAAGGACGAGATTGGTCAGATCCGTTTTACAAATCAAGGTAATATGTACGAGATGGCTGAGGGTTTTGAATTTGATGCTGACAAGATTTATAAACGTGAAAAGCCTGTAGAATTACCGAATCCATCAAAATATGTGGATGAATGTGATAAAGGTTGGTGCTGA
- the gcvH gene encoding glycine cleavage system protein GcvH: MEFPKELRYSEEHEWTKTEEGNKVRIGITAFAQDELGDIVFVELPEVGDELTADEPFGSVESVKTVSELYAPVSGKVVEVNADLDDSPELVNESPYEKAWMVVVELSDASEVEKLMTAEQYEELIKED, from the coding sequence ATGGAATTTCCAAAAGAATTACGCTATTCAGAAGAGCACGAGTGGACAAAAACAGAAGAAGGCAATAAAGTTCGTATCGGTATTACAGCATTTGCTCAAGACGAACTAGGAGATATCGTGTTCGTTGAACTTCCTGAAGTAGGAGACGAACTTACTGCGGACGAGCCTTTCGGAAGCGTAGAATCTGTTAAGACTGTTTCTGAATTATATGCGCCTGTCTCTGGAAAAGTTGTAGAAGTAAATGCAGACCTTGATGATAGCCCTGAACTTGTTAACGAGTCTCCATATGAAAAAGCTTGGATGGTTGTTGTAGAACTTTCAGATGCTTCTGAGGTTGAAAAGTTAATGACTGCTGAACAATACGAAGAATTAATCAAAGAAGATTAA
- a CDS encoding arsenate reductase family protein, with translation MLLKVYEYPKCSTCQKAKKWLKENDVAFEPIHIVENPPSAHELKKLIDLSGLEIKKFFNTSGMKYRELGMKEKMKTATDEELLEILASDGMLIKRPIATNGKEVTVGFKEELYENTWKK, from the coding sequence ATGCTACTGAAAGTGTATGAATATCCAAAATGCTCAACTTGCCAAAAAGCAAAAAAATGGCTAAAAGAAAATGATGTAGCCTTTGAGCCTATACATATTGTGGAGAACCCGCCTTCTGCTCATGAACTTAAGAAACTGATCGATCTGAGTGGTCTAGAGATCAAAAAATTCTTTAATACGAGCGGCATGAAGTATCGTGAGTTGGGTATGAAAGAGAAGATGAAAACAGCAACAGATGAAGAGCTGCTCGAAATCTTAGCCAGTGATGGCATGCTGATTAAAAGACCGATCGCAACAAACGGCAAAGAAGTTACAGTAGGATTTAAAGAAGAGCTGTACGAAAACACTTGGAAAAAATAA
- a CDS encoding acyl-CoA dehydrogenase family protein, translated as MSNTAEKQIIGGSFLIEDISAAEIYTPEDFSEEHLMIAKTTEDFVVKEVVPQLEKMEDHDFTVSRKLLTKAGELGLLGADVPEEYGGLGLDKISSSLITEKFARGRGFSISYGAHVGIGSLPIVLFGNEEQKKKYLPELATGEKIAAYALTEPGSGSDALGARTTAKLNAEGTHYVLNGEKQWITNSAFADVFVVYAKIDGEQFTAFIVERDYKGVSTGPEEKKMGIKSSSTRTLILEDVEVPKENLLWEAGKGHLIAFNILNIGRYKLALGCVGAAKRAFEVSVKYANERQQFKRKISSFSLIQEKLANMAVQTYAAESSVYRTVGLFENRLGALSEEKQKDGRELAKAIAEYAIECSLNKVSASEVLDYVVDEGVQIHGGYGFMSEYEIEGAYRDSRINRIFEGTNEINRLLVPGTLVKKAMKNELPLIQKATQLQQELMMLMPVEVGTESLDQEKYLVSMAKKIFLMTAGLTVQKFGPKLEQEQEVLSNLADIISEVYNMESVLLRTEKAIERSGAEKAKQKLLYTEVYCQEAFNRIEAHAKESIIAVEEGDMLRMMLSALKKLTRHTPINVIKKKRELAVQLLEEERYIV; from the coding sequence ATGTCGAATACAGCAGAAAAACAAATCATTGGTGGAAGCTTTTTAATAGAAGACATTTCAGCAGCAGAAATTTATACACCTGAGGATTTTTCAGAAGAACACTTAATGATCGCAAAAACAACGGAAGATTTTGTTGTGAAAGAAGTTGTACCTCAACTTGAAAAGATGGAAGATCACGATTTTACCGTATCCAGAAAGCTATTAACGAAAGCAGGAGAACTGGGACTACTAGGAGCAGATGTACCTGAAGAGTATGGCGGCTTAGGTCTAGATAAGATTTCTTCTTCACTCATCACGGAAAAGTTTGCACGCGGACGTGGTTTCTCGATCAGTTACGGAGCTCACGTAGGAATCGGCTCACTTCCTATCGTTCTTTTTGGAAACGAAGAACAAAAGAAAAAATACTTACCTGAACTCGCAACAGGTGAAAAGATCGCTGCTTACGCATTAACTGAGCCAGGTTCTGGGTCTGACGCACTTGGCGCAAGAACGACAGCAAAGCTTAACGCTGAAGGCACTCATTATGTATTAAACGGTGAGAAGCAGTGGATCACAAACTCTGCATTCGCTGACGTTTTCGTAGTATATGCAAAAATCGATGGTGAGCAGTTCACTGCATTCATCGTTGAAAGAGATTATAAAGGCGTTTCCACAGGACCAGAAGAAAAGAAGATGGGAATCAAGAGTTCTTCAACGCGTACTCTTATCTTAGAAGATGTAGAAGTACCAAAGGAAAATCTGTTATGGGAAGCAGGTAAAGGACATCTGATCGCCTTTAACATTCTGAACATCGGTCGTTACAAGTTAGCATTAGGATGTGTTGGAGCAGCCAAACGCGCTTTTGAAGTATCTGTAAAATACGCGAACGAGCGTCAACAGTTCAAGCGTAAAATCAGTTCTTTTAGCCTTATTCAAGAAAAGCTGGCGAACATGGCTGTCCAAACGTATGCAGCTGAAAGTTCTGTATACCGCACAGTAGGTCTTTTTGAAAACCGTCTAGGCGCTCTATCTGAAGAAAAACAAAAAGATGGTCGTGAATTAGCAAAAGCAATCGCAGAGTATGCGATCGAATGTTCACTGAACAAAGTGTCAGCTTCAGAAGTGTTGGACTATGTAGTAGACGAAGGCGTTCAAATCCATGGTGGATATGGATTTATGTCTGAATATGAGATCGAAGGTGCATACCGCGATTCTCGTATCAACCGAATCTTTGAAGGAACGAACGAGATCAATCGTTTGTTAGTACCAGGAACGCTTGTGAAAAAAGCAATGAAAAATGAATTGCCACTTATTCAAAAAGCAACTCAGCTTCAACAAGAGCTCATGATGTTAATGCCTGTTGAAGTAGGTACGGAAAGCTTGGATCAAGAAAAATATCTTGTGTCTATGGCAAAGAAGATTTTCTTGATGACTGCTGGATTAACCGTTCAAAAGTTTGGACCTAAGTTAGAGCAAGAGCAAGAAGTATTATCAAACTTAGCCGATATCATTAGCGAAGTGTACAACATGGAATCTGTTCTTTTACGTACAGAAAAAGCAATCGAAAGATCTGGAGCTGAAAAGGCAAAACAAAAACTTTTATACACAGAAGTATATTGCCAAGAAGCTTTCAACCGCATTGAAGCTCATGCAAAAGAGTCCATCATTGCTGTTGAAGAAGGCGACATGCTCCGCATGATGTTGTCAGCGTTAAAAAAATTAACGCGCCACACACCTATTAACGTGATTAAGAAGAAGCGTGAACTAGCTGTTCAGCTTCTTGAAGAAGAACGCTATATCGTTTAA
- a CDS encoding acetyl-CoA C-acetyltransferase, which produces MLKEAVIVAGARTAVGKAKKGSFAHMRPDELAAVTIKETLKRAGDYNGEIDDLIIGCAVPEAEQGMNMARLIGARAGLPETVPAITINRFCSSGLQSIAYGAEKIMLGAAEAILAGGAESMSLVPVVGHVVKPNPYLVETVPQYYMGMGHTAEEVARRFGISRQDQDEFAVRSHQKAAAAIKEGKFNDEIVPVHVMKRWLDEQSKLVEKEIAVSIDEGVRPGTTIDVLGKLRPAFTPTGSVTAGNSSQTSDGAATVLVMNREKAEAEGLTPLLKFRSFAVAGVAPDIMGVGPVAAIPKALKMAGLEISDIGLFELNEAFASQSVQVIRELNLPEDKVNVNGGAIALGHPLGCSGTKLTLTLLHEMKRRNEQFGVVTMCIGGGMGAAGVFELVG; this is translated from the coding sequence ATGTTAAAAGAGGCAGTAATAGTAGCAGGTGCTAGAACAGCGGTTGGTAAAGCGAAAAAAGGTTCTTTTGCACATATGAGACCAGACGAACTAGCAGCGGTAACCATTAAAGAAACGTTGAAGCGTGCAGGTGATTATAACGGAGAAATCGATGATCTGATTATCGGATGTGCCGTTCCTGAAGCAGAACAAGGGATGAACATGGCTCGTCTGATCGGTGCTAGAGCTGGATTGCCTGAAACTGTACCAGCAATTACGATCAACCGTTTTTGTTCATCAGGGTTGCAAAGTATTGCGTATGGTGCAGAAAAAATCATGCTCGGTGCAGCAGAAGCCATTCTTGCAGGTGGAGCTGAATCTATGAGTCTTGTCCCGGTAGTAGGTCATGTTGTAAAGCCTAACCCCTACTTAGTTGAAACGGTGCCGCAATATTACATGGGTATGGGTCATACAGCAGAAGAAGTAGCGAGACGCTTCGGCATCTCAAGACAAGATCAAGATGAATTTGCCGTAAGAAGCCACCAAAAAGCAGCAGCAGCGATCAAAGAAGGCAAGTTTAACGACGAGATCGTTCCTGTACATGTGATGAAACGCTGGTTAGATGAACAGTCGAAGCTAGTGGAAAAAGAGATTGCTGTATCCATCGATGAAGGAGTTCGCCCTGGAACAACCATTGACGTACTAGGTAAACTGCGTCCAGCATTCACACCGACTGGTTCTGTAACAGCAGGGAATTCTTCACAAACGAGTGATGGCGCTGCTACGGTTCTTGTTATGAACAGAGAAAAAGCAGAAGCAGAAGGTTTAACACCATTGTTGAAATTCCGTTCTTTTGCAGTGGCTGGAGTAGCTCCAGATATCATGGGAGTTGGTCCTGTAGCGGCCATTCCAAAAGCATTGAAAATGGCAGGATTAGAAATTTCGGACATCGGCTTGTTCGAATTGAATGAGGCCTTTGCTTCCCAAAGTGTTCAAGTCATTCGTGAACTGAACCTTCCAGAAGATAAGGTAAACGTAAATGGCGGTGCGATTGCACTAGGCCACCCGCTAGGATGTTCAGGAACAAAGTTAACATTAACTCTCTTACACGAGATGAAGCGTCGTAATGAACAGTTCGGAGTTGTAACGATGTGTATCGGTGGTGGAATGGGAGCAGCAGGCGTATTTGAACTAGTAGGATAA
- a CDS encoding 3-hydroxyacyl-CoA dehydrogenase/enoyl-CoA hydratase family protein, protein MSREIRKAAVLGSGVMGSGIAAHLANVGIPTLLLDIVPPSLSEEEKAKGITEDHPAFRNKFTLSATQKLLKQKPAPLAVKENLELISIGNLTDDLEKLKDVDWIIEVVVERLDVKQKLFEQVDQYRKPGSIVTSNTSGISISAMAEGRSEDFRANFLGTHFFNPPRYLKLLEIIPTEDTLPEVVQFMRNFGENVLGKGVVEAKDTPNFIANRIGTYGLMITMQEMMKQGYSVGEVDSVTGPLIGRPKSATFRTLDVVGLDTFLHVAKNVYEQVDGKEKEVFEIPDFLNEMVDKGWTGSKTGQGFYLKQKSKAGSEILELDPATLEYKPRSKMKTATLEAAKQMKTTNQKVKALLYSDDRAGKLLWDIIKPVLLYSAEKCYEIADDLVAIDQAMKWGFGWEHGPFEIWDAIGVPQSVERMKTEGETIPGWVEELLHSEKNSFYTKTDGDRSYYHHGSYLPVEENKKVVYLSRLKEKGNVITKNGGATLIDLGDDVAGLEFNSPNNAIGPEIIMMLHQAIDEVEKNYKGLVIGNQGKNFCVGANLMLILMEAQDDNFFELDMMVRQFQQAMARVRYSAKPVVAANFGMTLGGGVEVSLPAARLQMSSETYMGLVETGVGLIPGGGGNKELYLRLLEQLPEGAKGDLQKVANQAFETIAMAKVSTSAQEARKLGFLRKEDSISVNGDHLLHDAKTQVLALESLGYTPPVRKKIPVVGEAGYATLALGAQTMHFSQYISEHDLKIAKKLAFVLAGGRVPEGTLVDEQYLLDLEREAFLSLAGEPKSQARMQHMLVKGKPLRN, encoded by the coding sequence TTGTCTCGAGAAATCCGAAAAGCTGCTGTACTGGGTTCTGGTGTAATGGGATCAGGCATAGCCGCTCACCTAGCAAACGTCGGAATACCAACATTACTATTGGATATTGTACCGCCTTCTTTAAGTGAAGAGGAAAAAGCAAAAGGGATTACGGAAGATCATCCTGCATTCCGCAACAAATTCACTCTATCTGCCACACAAAAATTATTGAAACAAAAACCTGCTCCACTAGCCGTAAAAGAAAATCTCGAATTAATCTCAATTGGTAACCTTACCGATGATCTTGAAAAATTAAAAGATGTAGACTGGATCATTGAGGTAGTTGTTGAACGCCTAGATGTGAAACAAAAGCTTTTTGAACAAGTCGATCAATATAGAAAACCAGGAAGTATTGTAACGTCTAACACTTCTGGAATCTCGATTTCAGCCATGGCTGAAGGACGTTCAGAAGATTTTAGAGCCAATTTCTTAGGAACACATTTTTTCAATCCACCACGATACTTAAAGCTTCTTGAAATTATTCCAACAGAGGATACACTACCTGAAGTTGTTCAATTCATGCGCAACTTTGGTGAGAACGTACTTGGAAAAGGAGTAGTTGAAGCGAAAGATACGCCTAACTTTATCGCGAACCGCATCGGAACATATGGATTGATGATCACGATGCAAGAGATGATGAAACAAGGATATAGTGTCGGTGAAGTTGATTCGGTTACAGGTCCTTTGATCGGCCGTCCTAAATCTGCAACGTTTAGAACGCTTGATGTTGTTGGGTTAGATACCTTCCTTCATGTTGCGAAAAATGTGTATGAGCAAGTTGACGGGAAAGAAAAAGAAGTGTTTGAGATTCCTGACTTCTTGAACGAGATGGTAGACAAGGGCTGGACGGGAAGTAAGACAGGTCAAGGCTTCTATCTGAAACAAAAAAGCAAAGCAGGCAGTGAAATCTTGGAGCTCGATCCTGCTACTTTGGAATATAAACCACGTTCTAAGATGAAGACAGCCACACTTGAAGCTGCAAAACAAATGAAAACAACAAACCAAAAAGTGAAAGCGCTTTTATACAGTGATGACCGTGCAGGTAAACTGCTATGGGACATCATTAAACCGGTTCTATTATATTCTGCAGAAAAGTGTTATGAAATCGCTGATGACCTTGTTGCGATCGACCAAGCGATGAAATGGGGATTCGGATGGGAGCATGGTCCATTTGAAATTTGGGATGCGATCGGCGTACCACAATCAGTAGAACGAATGAAAACTGAAGGTGAGACAATACCTGGCTGGGTAGAAGAGCTTCTACACTCCGAAAAGAACTCGTTCTATACAAAAACGGATGGTGATCGCTCTTATTATCACCACGGAAGCTATCTTCCTGTGGAAGAGAACAAAAAAGTGGTTTATTTAAGCCGTTTAAAAGAAAAAGGCAATGTGATCACAAAGAATGGTGGAGCAACACTAATCGATCTTGGTGATGATGTTGCGGGGCTTGAGTTCAATTCTCCGAATAATGCGATCGGACCGGAAATTATTATGATGCTTCATCAGGCGATCGACGAAGTAGAAAAGAACTACAAAGGGCTTGTAATTGGTAATCAAGGTAAGAACTTCTGCGTTGGTGCAAATTTGATGCTTATCCTTATGGAAGCACAGGACGACAATTTCTTTGAACTCGATATGATGGTTCGTCAATTCCAACAAGCGATGGCAAGAGTTCGCTATAGTGCAAAACCTGTAGTAGCGGCTAACTTCGGAATGACTCTCGGCGGTGGAGTTGAAGTGTCACTTCCTGCAGCAAGACTTCAGATGTCATCTGAAACGTATATGGGACTTGTCGAAACAGGAGTTGGTTTGATTCCAGGTGGAGGCGGAAACAAAGAACTTTATCTTCGTCTATTAGAGCAACTGCCTGAAGGCGCTAAGGGAGATCTGCAAAAAGTAGCGAACCAAGCTTTTGAAACGATTGCGATGGCGAAAGTGTCAACTTCTGCTCAAGAAGCACGTAAACTAGGCTTCTTACGAAAGGAAGACAGCATCTCTGTAAATGGTGATCACCTCTTGCATGATGCGAAGACACAAGTGCTTGCGTTAGAAAGCCTTGGCTATACACCACCTGTTAGAAAGAAGATTCCTGTGGTCGGTGAGGCAGGATATGCAACACTTGCATTAGGAGCGCAGACAATGCATTTTAGCCAATACATTTCAGAGCACGATCTAAAAATAGCAAAGAAACTAGCCTTTGTTTTAGCTGGAGGAAGAGTGCCAGAAGGAACATTGGTAGACGAACAATACTTACTAGATTTGGAGAGAGAAGCATTTCTAAGTCTAGCTGGAGAACCGAAGAGTCAGGCAAGAATGCAGCACATGCTTGTTAAAGGCAAGCCACTAAGAAACTAA
- a CDS encoding proline dehydrogenase family protein — translation MEQLMRNFFLFLAKNKSLTNLAKRYGLRFGAGRFVAGATLESSITAIKRLNEKGMPVTIDHLGEFVDNEREAAEMTQHCIDAIKAISKEKLDSQLSLKMTSMGLDISDELVLSNMRKIMDAATKHNVFITIDMEDYSRCEKTLEIFKMLKSEYDNISTVIQAYLYRSLEDVQTLDEYHPNLRLVKGAYKEPQTVAYPEKSDVDNNFKKLIETHLLNGNYTAIATHDDEIIQYTKDLVEKHNIPYDQFEFQMLYGIRVERQDQLMQEGYKMRIYVPYGNDWYGYFMRRLAERPANVVFVLKGVFGK, via the coding sequence TTGGAACAACTTATGCGCAATTTTTTCTTATTTCTTGCTAAAAATAAATCGTTAACTAACCTTGCTAAAAGATACGGTCTACGTTTCGGAGCGGGTCGTTTTGTAGCAGGTGCAACACTTGAAAGTTCCATTACGGCTATCAAACGTTTGAATGAAAAGGGAATGCCAGTAACAATCGATCATCTTGGTGAGTTTGTCGATAACGAACGCGAAGCTGCCGAAATGACTCAGCATTGTATAGATGCCATTAAAGCGATCAGTAAAGAAAAGCTGGATTCACAGCTATCTCTAAAAATGACTTCCATGGGACTAGATATCAGCGATGAACTTGTGTTGAGCAACATGAGAAAGATCATGGATGCAGCAACCAAACATAATGTTTTCATCACGATCGATATGGAAGACTATTCTCGTTGTGAGAAAACGCTTGAAATCTTCAAGATGCTTAAAAGTGAATATGATAACATCTCAACAGTTATCCAAGCTTATTTGTATCGCTCATTAGAAGATGTTCAAACGTTAGATGAATATCATCCGAACCTGCGATTAGTAAAAGGTGCATACAAAGAACCGCAAACTGTCGCATATCCGGAAAAGAGCGATGTAGATAATAACTTTAAAAAACTGATCGAAACTCATCTTTTGAACGGAAACTATACCGCGATTGCAACACACGATGATGAGATCATCCAGTATACAAAAGATCTGGTGGAAAAACACAACATTCCTTATGATCAATTCGAGTTTCAGATGTTGTACGGAATTCGTGTAGAGCGTCAAGATCAACTGATGCAAGAAGGCTACAAGATGCGAATTTATGTACCATACGGAAACGACTGGTACGGGTATTTCATGAGACGTCTTGCTGAACGACCAGCAAACGTTGTGTTCGTATTAAAAGGTGTGTTCGGAAAATAA
- a CDS encoding DUF2573 family protein — protein MDDKLKLQLDGLIEKYAELLLGSSDPKHVEMVKTYVLYSFIAKSMPPLVKHWNEEYPDAKEAMKNLVHEIKKLNEKHRNEQK, from the coding sequence GTGGATGATAAATTAAAACTACAGCTGGATGGTTTGATAGAAAAATATGCTGAACTTCTTCTAGGAAGTTCAGATCCAAAGCATGTAGAGATGGTAAAAACATATGTTCTTTATTCGTTCATCGCTAAGAGCATGCCGCCATTAGTAAAGCACTGGAACGAAGAGTATCCAGATGCTAAGGAAGCAATGAAAAACCTTGTTCATGAGATAAAAAAATTGAATGAAAAGCACCGAAACGAACAGAAATAA
- a CDS encoding copper resistance D family protein produces MFIVAKAMLYVCFALLMGAFILYSVPRESRPEIFFSKKLILLLIVFTPLFGIGELIRLTMHLGEDFGYWMTFQNIVFSFEVGKGWLFLTGISVLLFFMVLFNDIKEDRFFAGLVVFLTAGMGISVGYASHAASLESLGFLAHSLHFIAVITWSGVLLVSGYFSKGEGPNLSFYKWFTPLAVGCLVTVIGAGLWLMNYIVPQYVNSYLLDYGQALLIKHILLLIIVVYSLINGIWLKKRLKEGTTGIALNKWIKAEGIFLFLAFVTTAVMTQQTPPHDVADTLKMEEPSKLFTLFSGIVPGENPMLFFNFSMMSLVWLAGAIVLVLSVFASIKQNKSMVLAIVASILAAGAIYLAVMSSVSL; encoded by the coding sequence ATGTTTATTGTCGCTAAAGCCATGTTATATGTTTGTTTTGCCTTGTTAATGGGTGCGTTTATCTTATATTCAGTTCCACGAGAAAGCCGTCCGGAAATCTTTTTTTCCAAAAAGCTTATCTTACTTTTAATAGTTTTCACACCATTGTTTGGGATCGGGGAGCTTATTAGACTTACGATGCATCTTGGAGAAGATTTCGGATATTGGATGACGTTTCAAAATATCGTTTTTAGTTTTGAAGTAGGAAAGGGTTGGCTTTTCTTAACCGGAATTTCTGTTCTTTTGTTCTTCATGGTTTTATTTAATGATATAAAAGAAGATCGATTCTTTGCCGGATTAGTCGTCTTTTTGACAGCTGGAATGGGAATCTCTGTCGGTTATGCGAGTCATGCAGCAAGTCTAGAATCTTTAGGATTCTTAGCTCACTCGTTGCATTTTATAGCTGTGATCACTTGGTCAGGTGTACTTCTCGTAAGTGGGTATTTTAGCAAAGGGGAAGGGCCAAATCTTTCATTCTATAAATGGTTTACACCTTTGGCTGTGGGCTGCTTAGTTACTGTGATTGGTGCAGGCTTGTGGTTAATGAACTATATCGTTCCTCAATATGTGAACAGTTATTTGTTAGACTATGGACAAGCATTGTTGATCAAACACATTCTTTTGTTGATTATTGTGGTCTATAGCCTGATCAACGGAATATGGCTAAAGAAGAGATTGAAGGAAGGTACGACTGGAATAGCGCTTAACAAATGGATTAAAGCAGAAGGGATTTTCTTATTTCTTGCTTTTGTAACAACAGCAGTGATGACTCAGCAAACACCACCTCATGATGTAGCGGATACGTTAAAGATGGAAGAGCCTTCTAAACTGTTTACTCTATTCTCGGGTATTGTTCCAGGCGAAAATCCGATGTTGTTCTTTAACTTCTCAATGATGAGTCTTGTTTGGCTAGCAGGTGCGATTGTATTAGTCTTATCTGTTTTTGCATCGATCAAGCAAAACAAAAGTATGGTACTTGCCATAGTCGCTTCTATCTTAGCTGCGGGTGCTATTTATCTAGCCGTAATGTCTTCGGTATCACTGTAA
- a CDS encoding Ger(x)C family spore germination protein, producing the protein MKKKYTLCILFLILILTGCVPKEIIDEVQLIHAIGFDKKPDESIQGTITYPVFNMDGNVRVETLSAVSHTSRFIRSKLNTQSPKTLTTGQLRVVLFNDRFAEKGILEIVNSLYRDPNVGNRLFLTVVDGNTNELLTKKYTASALPSMYLADLLDQNIKSENLPKTNLHVFLYSYYGEGMDPFLPIVKTHKKSIQLEGVALFKRDKYVGKLNHRQSFAFKVLLDGSKSGNYEVEIKKDKRKGHAVIRNIKGTTTYDIKKVNGVPQFNVKMKILGEIHEYPHWLNLEQPENIALIKKTLRRQLQDEAQGIVKKFQELQVDPLGLGDQVRRREKGWDYKVFQKQYPSMKIHLTTEVDVVETGVIE; encoded by the coding sequence ATGAAAAAAAAATATACGCTTTGTATTCTTTTTCTCATCTTAATTCTCACAGGATGTGTACCAAAAGAGATCATTGATGAAGTCCAGCTCATACATGCCATCGGTTTTGATAAAAAGCCGGATGAAAGTATTCAAGGTACGATTACGTACCCTGTGTTTAATATGGATGGAAATGTTCGAGTTGAAACATTATCAGCTGTATCACACACGAGTCGATTTATAAGGTCTAAACTAAATACACAATCACCTAAAACTTTGACGACAGGGCAGCTTCGTGTAGTATTGTTCAATGATCGTTTTGCTGAAAAGGGGATTCTAGAGATCGTGAATTCCCTTTATCGAGATCCTAACGTAGGAAATCGACTTTTTTTGACTGTAGTAGATGGCAATACGAATGAACTGTTAACTAAGAAATATACCGCTTCTGCTCTCCCATCCATGTATTTGGCCGATCTACTCGATCAGAATATTAAGAGTGAGAATCTGCCGAAAACAAATCTGCACGTGTTTCTGTACAGCTATTATGGAGAAGGAATGGATCCTTTCTTACCAATCGTAAAAACACATAAAAAATCGATTCAGCTTGAAGGAGTCGCTTTATTTAAAAGAGATAAGTATGTTGGTAAACTAAATCACAGACAATCATTTGCTTTTAAAGTTCTTCTGGACGGCTCTAAATCAGGTAATTATGAGGTGGAAATCAAGAAAGATAAGAGGAAGGGACATGCTGTAATTCGGAACATTAAAGGAACGACAACCTACGATATTAAAAAGGTGAATGGCGTACCTCAGTTTAATGTGAAGATGAAGATTCTTGGTGAGATTCATGAGTATCCGCATTGGTTGAACCTAGAGCAGCCGGAAAACATTGCTCTTATTAAAAAAACGTTAAGAAGACAATTACAAGATGAAGCACAAGGGATCGTGAAGAAGTTTCAAGAATTGCAAGTAGATCCTCTTGGACTAGGTGATCAAGTGAGAAGGCGAGAAAAAGGTTGGGATTACAAAGTATTTCAAAAACAATATCCTTCAATGAAAATACATTTAACAACTGAAGTAGATGTAGTTGAAACAGGAGTTATTGAATAG